AGACTGCCTCTTTTTGTTGAAAAAGGGAAAGCTGTTGCCAACAAAGGCTTGCACTTTGCCCCAAGGACCATTTTCCTAATAGTGGGATATTCAGTTTCAGCCTTGAAAGATATGGGATCGCCCAATTCAGAAGCCTTTACCTATTTCGAGAGCACAAGCAGCCAAGACATTTTCCCTCAACGGTTCGATGGATGATTCCAACTCCATCTGGAAATTTGCAGTGCTCGAGAATCAGGGAATCCGTAAGTGTAAGATTATAACCTAAAATAGGCTAATTGGTGcccaaaacaatgaaaattaagATTCCTATTCCCACTAATGTCTCTTAGCCTCTCAACAATCAAAGAATTATGGAATATCGTTGAGTGGGGGATTTAAATCATGATTTTCAAGAAAAGCTATCGAGGAATCCTATAAAATAGGCTAATTGGTGTTCAGAAAAGATAAAACAAGCGATACATTGTCATCAAGATATGGCTGCTGTAATTGGCTTTAATCATTTGTGTACGCTTTGAACACGCCATATTAAACAGCTGCTACGGTACAATTTTCCAACACCCGAGGCTTGGTTTAACGATATAAGTTCATATGCATACATATATATTGCCATGTTTTGCCTATTCTAGAATATAGGTGGTATATAAATAGCTTGCCCGGCCTCTCGAAGCAAAAGAGGAATTCATTAATTTAGCAAGCATCAACAATAAACACAACAGTCAAGATTTGCAATGTTCAAATCCAAGAGGTTATAGAAGGAGTAAAAGTCTAGTTGCTGGTAAAAACATTTCCTTCTCCaacaaaaaaaccttaaacAAGTAAAAGAACTGCTCCAAGTGTTACGATAAACAAACAGAAATGAGCTAAGCAGCTTTCTTATATGCAGATGATTTGGGTTTGCTTGCAGCTGCAGAACGCTTGTCCTCTGCCATCTTtgattcaatttcatccctctcCCTGAAATACATCTCGAAAGCCCGTGGAAGGAATTTCggaatcaaaaagaaaaatagattgattgagaaataTGCTAGATTGGCTACTGCTAGACTCCTCCCAAACCAATACCACGCAATGTCCTGAATCAGCCACATGAATTGTGTTAGGCCAATCAACTCTCATCCACGTTAAAACTATATTAtggaaaagaaattaagaactatTCACCTTAACTTGAGCATTTGCTGGTAGAGTTTTGTTAAGCCACACATCATTAATCCAATCAATGACGACAAAGATCCTCCTGACCGTATAAAGCAAGGGTACCAATGCCCTCACAGGTGGTGAAAACAACGACAGACCGCTTATTATGTTCTCAGTAAGAATCTGAAATGAGAGCAAGAACAAATGGGGTGTTGCTGACCGGACTGCATGATCATCACCCCTTGCAAACCCACCCAACACATAGGATAAAGGCAAGAAAAGCGCTATGGTAGTTCCCAAAATGACGTAGAACCTAAAAAATCTGCTTCCTTGGAAAATTTCTGATGAGGTTCTGCCATATGAAGGGAAGGCAAAACGCGAGAGGGCTAAAAGATAAGCAGAGGTAAAGGCTGGGAAGACTAGATCAAGTAGCGGGACAAGGCCACTAACTGAGAAAACCATGACAAAAGCTACCAGTTGAAGTTCTATAGCACGCAATGATCCCATTACTCCTCCAACCATAGAATTCTGCTGTAGCTGTTGTTTAAGCGGAACCTCTTGCTGAGGTTTCGTTGCTGAAGTTGTGGTTCCATCAGTCTCACGTGGTGGAGTCACAGCGAGAGAGGCACCCGACATTCCTCCTTCAGCTTGGTATAAATTTCTCTGTATTATAAGTTTGCTAACTCAGAATAAGAACAGGGCATGTAAAGAATGGAAGCAATGAACATGTCTTGAGCAAAATTAGAATGAGATGTCGATGAACAATCAGATAAAAAATGGTTATCTGTacagaaatcaattaaaattaaagaggcTGACCCTGGGATTTATTAAACAGAAAAACGACTATTAATAAATGATCAGCAACATAAGCTACAATTGGAGAACTATCCAACCTAAAAGGTTAAGATAAGTACTAAAACaggctaaaaaaacattaacattacTGACATGCAAAGCAACACACGAAGATCAAAAGTTAATATTGATCTGATAAAGATAGCACTGAGGTTTTACACTgtgaagaaacaaaatgaaaccACGGAAATGATACAATACTTACAAAAGAATCTTGAAAGAAAGGGATTGCTCGTTCGAAACCAAGAAGATAGAAAGAGAGATCTTACCTATAGATACAAATGAAAgaatcattcaaaagtatggtCACCGAATAGAAAGGATCATGAATGAAGCAGTGGAGTGAAGTGGATATGGTCGTGTTATTAAAAATGTAAAGCCGCGCTGACTATGCTGCATGTGTAATTGCCATAGCGTGCCAGGTGGCTGCTCTTGAACGTGGGATACTGTCAGCCTTACACCTGTCAATCAACTATTTTTAGGGTAGATCCGAATTGCAGTTGCAGGGCTGGCTCAGGACTCTGCTCCTCAAGTAGATCTCAACACAGCCCCCGtctatttttccttcttttcttccactctgtttttttttttttgctgtattCTTTCACTCCTCAAGAGTCACTGCTATCTCTTCCATTTTTCGAGAATTAAATAGCCGGAAGGGGACATTATTTGGGATATAAAGTGACTAGCACATAGTATTTCCTGGAAAATATCTTTATAGTGCTGTCGGTAGAAATTGATTGAATCCTAAACCGTTTGGGTAGACGCCAAATAAGCTAAACTTGTTTCATACAAGAAATAATTGAACTATGAGCATGGACCATTAAATCTCTCTAATGTCGGTGAacttaaacatttaattttacaagATTAATAAGATGTTTGAAAGGGAGCAAACactaagatttaattaaaaaacgagtttattttttatatgaattttttaaaatttatttcaattaataaatagctttctaaatatttttttttacttggatagatgtaatataaaataaatttgatttaaataaatatctttacatttaattttagaatttagtttttaaattaacaatttgaGACTTCATTTCTCATATATAAATACAacaagaattttgtttttctttatttttaatggtatgtttgcataaaaaaatattactataatTTCTCGGTCATTTTTGCATGATTCCAGTGCCAGGGTTTCATAAatccatcaaaatatatattaggatcacatcaataaatattcttttcatataaatatatatctaaTATACAATGTAAAAGAATTATAATGAAATAacataattcaatttaaaactgCATATTTACGatatgatatgattttattatttataatatattttattttcatactaaacattttatatataattaattttatactatataaaataaaccgGACTATTACGAACTGGTGCATCACCATAGGCTTGTAACTAGTTgatgaattcaaataaaatgaacccaaaaaatttcttcaaaacaaGCCCAACAATAACACATCTTGAGCTTAGGCTTGGTATCACAAGCCCAAAGTACATCAAGGGGCTAAGAAGAGTGGGTTCAGACATAGTAACTCGAGCCCAACTCTTTTGAAGGCATTGGCTTGGGCATGAAGCCGAAGCCCATGCTAGATGTGTTATACTCACGGCCAGCACCCTTAGTGGTGAGCATGTACCCCAACACTCATATGAGCTCGTGCTTTTATTTCCGAACCCAATGTGCTCAACTCGGAAGTGCTTCTTGAGCCCAATATACTTAGGTGTAGATAGTGTGTCTGGAACCATTGTTTATATCTAATTGACTCGAGCCCAATACTCTTCAAATATTTATCCAGGATCCTATATGGATtccacaatattttatattaattcaataagtATTATTTTAAGTAGAATACAATTCAAtaatatcacaaaaataaaattatactcTATCCCCTTCtctttataaaaagataaaatttatgaattataaatACATAATGAATTCTTCAaatcaaaaattcataatttttttttattgtgagcACATACACATGCTAACTATGGCTAACGTATGTCCTTTATTCAAGtcagattatatttttttattgaaagcaAATTAATGCAAATATTGCTGTGTTTTTTAAAGCTTGAATGGTTTTTgtaatatatctatatatatggcGGAACATAGGATTActtaggggtgttcaaaaaaaccgaccaaccaattaaaccgagaaaaagagaaaaattaaccgaaaaaaccgaaccgagaaaaaaaaaccgaataaaccgattaaaaattttaaaaaaccacccggttcggttcggttccggttttaaaaagcttaaaccgattaaaccggactaaaccgaaccggtttaattaaatctaaaacaaaataaatttcccCCAAaaccttcccttttccccaaaacttTTCCACCCCACTCACCCTCTCCCTTCCTTTTTCCCCGTAACTTTTCCAGCCCACTCAccatcccccttcccttttccccaaaacctttccacctcactcaccctcccccttcccttttcccccttCCAGCAACCCCTCCCTCCCCACTCTCCTCCCTCCCAAAACCTTTCGAGCTGCTAACCTTCCCCCTTCCCCCTTCCCTTTCCAGCAACCCCATCCCTCCCTCCCCGCTCTCTTTCCCCCCTTCCCCTTTTCCAGTGGCCCTGGCCCTgcccctccctctctccctctcctctgtGCACAAGGCTTAAAGATAGATCCAGTGATTTTGATTCAATTGATCTCAACCGAAGAGCTTGGATTCAAATTTTTCAACAAGGATTTTTTGAATATGATTCGGCCAAGTTTGTTAATGATTGTGATTcagccaagtttttttttacttaattagtttcggtttttctggtttctaaggctaaaaaaccgacccgaaccgaacaaaaccggttcggtttgaatcggttttcggttcggttcggtttatattaataagaaatggTATTTTCCGGTTcagttgaatttttatgttaaaaccggaccggaccggaccgtgaacacccctaggaTTACTAATGAAGacttgtctttctttcttgggATATTGctatggtgtgtgtgtgtgtgtaggtgTTTATAGCGTGCATGCGTTCTTTTATTCCCAGTTTCTAGAACCACACGACTCCATGCTCTGCACGTTGTGCTTGGTGTCTCGATAATGATAAAGTTAGATTACTgaactttttaagttttttgtcACAATTCTAGGGTTGAGCATGAACAGACGCAAAGAGATTGCTCAAGAGATTACCAAacatatttatagattaaaattatatatattaactcatttttaatattataaattatttaaaagtcaTAATTCCAAAGTTGTATCAAAATCAGATGATGTAGCGAGTAGAAAACCAATCGATCGATCCTCACCCAACCAAGGTGGCAGCCGCTTTGTTTTTGTCCGTCAACCAGAATACAAAACGTAAGAGAAGACAAAACGCGATCTATTTTATGGCTGCTGTCTAAATTCCTATAATTCAATGGGGTCCCTGTGCATCCATGTCTCCTCGTGTCCCATATTGCTGACAGCCCAAGAGGACGATAACCACCAATGTTgttaaaaaatgagttaattcttaaaattttataaatttataagttAAGATGTATTTAATGtgttaaattagattaaaatttaaaaattaataaaatcagctAAACTTTATCAAACTTGTTTAAAATCAGTAAAATTAAAccgatttttcaagtttaaaaaaaatataaaattatatattttagtaaTCTGCacattaacatttttattattttaaatttatattttgtaaaacttGTGTAATTTAATAATCAAGGTCTTGATTttgactataattattataatttttttaacgatATAAGTTATTTGTGGATTTCATTTCCGTAAAATTAGAATACCTATTcattcttcataattttttatgtaaattattaacatattaattgatatattactCTGTTTTAGTtgtcatatatatagaataaaagttGTAAATTGACATGCTTGATTTTTGGagtaattaatgttaaatgatctattaaaatttgaagggattcatttcttataaataacaaagtaaGTGATCCAAGAAGTAGATgaattaatgtaaataaaataaaggtgtttggaatttttttattgtttattttatttttattttaattatgttatattattaattactatttgattaaaattattaatatataattaattaaaatattttatttataattttataatttaaatttataattcaagtttatattatgtatttcatctcgtgttaaaaaaatattttgaacaacATTAAGAAACACCCTTCCCGCATTATAATTACGTTTACAAGCGCCCGTACATGTGATTCAGTTCATTAACCACCGCAAGTTCTCGTGTTCCTCGCTAACCATGTGTGGAAGAATAAGCATTCAGAGAGGAATAAAAGTTCAGATACAtaaatttttatccttttttaattttttcaagaaaatccaaaaaatacatgtttgatGCATATGCgttatttttttgcttcttctctCTTAATTTGTACGTGCCATTATCAACTGCCAAGAACTCTTTCAGTCAGCTTCTTAACCAATACCAGCAACAAGCCCACCTCAGTAGCATTAACCTTCTCTCCATCAGAGAACAAACTGACTcactcttctctttttttcccctcactCTAAGACTAGCCTCGACCACCACCGTGAGCAACGTCCTCTCTCAAACCCTCAGCAGCAGCGACGGGTTCTCCCTCACAACAGCAACTCTCCATGTTCCTCTCGGCCAAAACAACTCCACTAGCTTCAGCCACCAGCTCCTCAACGTCATAGAAACCTCTTCCAGTAGCAAATCCAACAATAATAGCTCCAGCAGCATCGTCACCGTGGGTACCACCACTAATGACTTCTCATCTCTTATTTAAGCCACCCACGACTCTATCTCTCCAGCGACCAATACTCTCTTTCTTCTCCACGTCATCCATAtgtaaaagagaagaagaaagtgtTAAAGAAAATCAAGCACCGAATAGGCAGTTAGCCTAGTAAAATACAGTAATTGAATCTTTAATTATTagtttctttatttataaataattaggCTTGATCATAGGCAATAGTATAGGATCTTGATGCTAAACCATCAGTATAAGTTGTAAACTTTACTTAcgccttgtttgtttcaagaaaaatgaattccaggaattcatttttctcactttcccatgtttggtgaCAATACAGAAAATAAGTCAACGGAAAAGCAATTCCCgtcaacaaaaaatttaactttcctcacaggaaagtgttttcctttccttatcaaaaggaaaacacttttctaatCTTTGGCTACGTTGTTCTCCTCTCTGCATCTctgtccaaaaacaaaaacagaaaaaaacaagaagatttgAAGAATCACACTCTTCCATTTCAGgtattttttctctatttttgtattatttctatatattaggctccgtttgtttttatcttcttcatattttttagatcTGCAAGAATAATAGCAAAAAATCGTTGATTGTTTATCTGTTccgaaaaaaacttttatttctgtttctgtctgtcaatttttttttctcatacccagttttcttcttcatctcctccCGTTACAAATAGTACAAGATCTGCAGAAAAACCCAACCAATTTCTcatcaaaatcaagcaataaaACACACATTTTTCATGCCCATTCGGCAGCTtattgaaaggataaaaatcCCCAACAACACTCAACCATCCCTACACTGTGACGAATCCAGCACAAAGAGAGAGACACAAACAGGAGGAGAAAACTGTTGGGTGAGAGAGGGATGAGGAGCAGATCCTTGAGGTGTAGCCTCCTGCTCCTTGCCCCTTGAATATGTGATTGTGTCCTTCTTCTTCAGAGAACAGGGGATTTGTGACTGAGAACCGAGAGAGAATAGGGGAAGAGAGACGACCGAGAGAGAATGATTGAAGAGAACAGGGGATTTGTGACTGAGAACCGAAAGAGAACAGGGGAAGAGAGACGACCGAGAACGATCTGTGATGGGCGAGAGAGAACGATCTGTGATGGGCGAGAGAGAATGATATGTGATGGGCGAGAGAGAACGAAAATAATTAGTGGGAATGAGGGGAATCAGAGGGGAACGAAAGGGGAATTTGAGAAACCGAATTGGAAAGGGAATGAGAAACCGATTGCCAGCCAGGGACCGAGAAACCGATTTCTAGGGGAACGAGAAACTGAATGAGATGGGAATGAAACCGAATCAGAGGAGAAACTGAATGATGATGGGAATGACAGGGGAATGAAACCGACTGAGGAGAAACCGAATGatgggaaggggaaggggaatgAAACCGAATCTGAATGATGGGAATGAAACTGAATGatgggaaggggaaggggaatgAAACCGTTTAGTTTTATGGGAGATAGAGATAGGCGAGAGAACATagaggtttttttataaatcaatgcTGTAGTTTGTTTATATTGTGTTGTAATATAACTCTAAATATAGGTATTGTTCCTCTACAAAtagatattaacaataaaatctcCTTAATTTGTGACTAATGATTGggttgattagttttttttatcatataaatgtTATGGACCAGCTTTGCCTACCTATTAGTGCCTAAACTCAACAATCTCCAtggttataaataataaatcaaaatagaatAGAATTGAACCTAGCCATGAACTTGATTATGTGTTGTGTTGCCGTTACGAGGTGATTTTCGAAACttatgtttatttaattattcgatAATCACagtattttttagaattaaaatgattgatgTTATTGATCGTTGTGAACTTCTGAATTGTATATTGTTAGCTTCTTTGagcataatttattgtattgattgtgtaagtattttatatgtttttttttaatatttatttccctacatttttaggttttgttatcaGAAAACTTCACTTTCATGTTATGCATAGTAAGATAATTAATGCAGCATGCATGAGAGCAGTTGTAACTGTGATAGCTACAGGGGTAGCTattattgaagaagaaagaaatagaatttaTTTACCAAGAGAACCACGTATAAATGCAATTGCTCAACGAGAATTCTATATTGACAGCATTTTGAATCGAGGTGATCGACATTGTGTTGAACAAATTCGTAAGAAACCTGTTGTCTTATATAGATTGTGTGATGTTCTCACAAATCGTAACCTATTACGATCAACTCAAAATGTGTCTATTAGGGAGCAAgtaattgtgttcttacaaattATAGGCCAAAACCAAAGATTTCGGGTTATTAGTGGTATATATTATAGGTCTATTGAAACTATCCATCGttactttagaattgttttaaaagcaattcTTAAGCTATACAAGCACCTTATTAAAGATCCAGAGGATACAGTTTCAGCTGAGATAATGAATAATCGAAGattctatccttattttaaggtatgagaacaataccaatatttttatacattaattaattacatctacaagaaaagtttataaatcattttttcatgtttatataggaTTGTGTGGGAGCAATTGATGGTACCCATGTTCCTGCAAATATTTCCTGTTGAGATTCAAGGAAAGTTTCGAGGT
This genomic interval from Populus alba chromosome 1, ASM523922v2, whole genome shotgun sequence contains the following:
- the LOC118043475 gene encoding uncharacterized protein, which gives rise to MSGASLAVTPPRETDGTTTSATKPQQEVPLKQQLQQNSMVGGVMGSLRAIELQLVAFVMVFSVSGLVPLLDLVFPAFTSAYLLALSRFAFPSYGRTSSEIFQGSRFFRFYVILGTTIALFLPLSYVLGGFARGDDHAVRSATPHLFLLSFQILTENIISGLSLFSPPVRALVPLLYTVRRIFVVIDWINDVWLNKTLPANAQVKDIAWYWFGRSLAVANLAYFSINLFFFLIPKFLPRAFEMYFRERDEIESKMAEDKRSAAASKPKSSAYKKAA